A stretch of the Panicum virgatum strain AP13 chromosome 9N, P.virgatum_v5, whole genome shotgun sequence genome encodes the following:
- the LOC120687650 gene encoding low temperature-induced protein lt101.2-like: MGTATFVEVLLAIFLPPVGVFLRYGCGVEFWLDLLLTILGYIPGIIYALYVLVA; this comes from the exons ATGGGGACGGCGACGTTCGTGGAAGTGCTCCTCGCCATCTTCCTGCCGCCGGTCGGCGTCTTCCTGCGCTACGGCTGCGGC GTAGAGTTCTGGCTGGACCTGCTGCTGACCATACTGGGGTACATCCCGGGGATCATCTACGCGCTGTACGTGCTGGTGGCGTGA